In a genomic window of Lacrimispora sp. BS-2:
- the rpsF gene encoding 30S ribosomal protein S6 produces the protein MNKYELTVVLNVKLEDEERAAAMEKITGYITRFGGAVTNVDEWGKKRLAYEIQKMKEGFYYFIKFDGDSTTPNELEAHIRIMEPVIRYLCVRQEA, from the coding sequence ATGAACAAGTATGAGTTAACCGTTGTTCTTAACGTAAAGCTCGAGGATGAAGAGAGAGCAGCAGCCATGGAAAAAATTACGGGTTATATCACTCGTTTCGGCGGCGCTGTAACAAACGTTGATGAATGGGGTAAGAAGAGATTAGCTTACGAGATTCAGAAAATGAAAGAAGGATTCTACTACTTCATCAAATTTGATGGCGATTCCACAACTCCCAACGAGTTGGAAGCACACATTCGTATTATGGAGCCTGTCATCAGATACTTATGCGTAAGACAAGAGGCATAA
- a CDS encoding DUF951 family protein, translating into MNYEVGDIVKLKKPHPCGSQEWEILRVGADFRLKCMGCSHQVMVPRKLVEKNTRGLKGQDGQPKA; encoded by the coding sequence ATGAATTACGAGGTTGGAGATATTGTGAAACTTAAAAAGCCCCATCCCTGCGGAAGCCAGGAGTGGGAAATCTTAAGAGTCGGTGCGGATTTTCGTTTAAAATGCATGGGATGTAGTCATCAGGTCATGGTACCAAGGAAGCTGGTGGAAAAGAACACAAGGGGCTTAAAAGGGCAGGATGGCCAGCCAAAGGCCTAA
- a CDS encoding aldo/keto reductase, protein MHQAAEDRYERMEYKRCGRSGILLPKVSLGLWQNFGLEKPLQEQREILLRAFDIGITHFDLANNYGSPALGKAEENFGEILKSDLGKYRDELIISTKAGFDMWPGPYGNWGSRKYLMASLDQSLKRLGLEYVDIFYHHRPDPETPLEETMGALADIVKQGKALYVGISNYGNQEAGEAILMLKDMGVPCLIHQPRYNMFERGAEDGLFSTLLENGAGCICYSPLAQGALTDKYLKGIPQESRAARKGTTVGGRYLSEEKLGQIRQLNELALERGQTLARMALSWVLREEAVTSVLIGASSVKQLEDSASCLENLKFTQEELEKIDSILK, encoded by the coding sequence ATGCATCAGGCAGCAGAAGACAGATATGAGAGAATGGAATATAAGCGTTGCGGAAGAAGTGGAATTTTACTTCCCAAGGTGTCCTTGGGGTTATGGCAGAATTTTGGCCTGGAAAAGCCTTTGCAGGAGCAGCGGGAGATTCTTTTAAGGGCATTCGATATTGGAATCACCCATTTTGACCTGGCCAATAATTATGGCTCTCCGGCACTGGGGAAGGCCGAGGAGAATTTCGGAGAGATCTTAAAAAGCGATCTTGGAAAATACCGGGATGAGCTGATCATTTCCACCAAGGCCGGATTTGATATGTGGCCCGGACCTTATGGAAACTGGGGTTCCAGAAAGTACTTAATGGCCAGTCTGGACCAAAGCTTAAAACGGCTGGGGCTGGAATATGTGGACATTTTCTACCACCACAGGCCGGATCCTGAGACACCCTTAGAGGAAACCATGGGGGCTCTGGCTGACATTGTGAAACAGGGAAAAGCCCTTTATGTAGGGATCTCCAATTACGGAAATCAGGAGGCGGGAGAAGCAATCCTTATGTTAAAGGATATGGGAGTTCCCTGCCTGATCCATCAGCCAAGATACAACATGTTTGAAAGAGGGGCGGAAGATGGACTGTTCTCCACACTTCTTGAAAACGGCGCAGGCTGTATCTGCTACAGCCCTCTGGCTCAGGGAGCGCTTACTGACAAGTATTTAAAGGGCATCCCTCAGGAATCAAGGGCTGCAAGAAAGGGAACGACCGTAGGCGGCCGTTATTTGTCAGAGGAAAAGCTGGGGCAGATAAGGCAGTTAAATGAGCTGGCCCTTGAGCGGGGACAGACACTGGCCCGGATGGCCCTTTCCTGGGTGCTTCGGGAGGAAGCAGTGACTTCCGTTCTGATCGGAGCAAGCAGCGTAAAACAGCTGGAGGACAGCGCATCTTGTCTTGAGAATCTTAAATTTACACAGGAAGAATTGGAAAAAATCGATTCTATTTTAAAATAA
- a CDS encoding GNAT family N-acetyltransferase, translating to MIRYLKQEEKGESRPLWEKVFSEDSQSFIDYYYSDRVKKNKILTAWNEERVVAMLHRNPYEVVVKDRLWKIDYIAGVATDPDCRHQGYMRRLLSRCFSDMYMERMGFCFLVPANPAIYFPFDFTYICDLPEVALNEKGRQRLSRRAFVERSDECREAARFVGRQLEKRYEVYALRDEEYYLNLSREVRSDRGDLILLFTRDEREKLAGVWAYYGETAENQRELICLPDYIKEAGPLKPAVMGRIIHVEQFVTVIRLKEDCPVSEMELFIEVKDDFIRQNDGVFRWRLNREGSSLVPVNDDAGIKPHLSMGISEMTSWLFGYGMPDVPEDRRSMVERIRPLKGVFFDEIT from the coding sequence ATGATACGGTATTTAAAGCAGGAAGAAAAAGGCGAGAGCCGGCCGCTTTGGGAAAAGGTTTTTTCTGAGGATTCCCAGAGCTTTATAGATTATTATTATTCGGACAGGGTAAAGAAAAATAAGATCCTCACTGCCTGGAATGAGGAGCGGGTGGTAGCCATGCTGCACCGCAATCCTTATGAGGTGGTGGTTAAGGATCGTTTATGGAAGATCGATTATATTGCCGGGGTTGCTACGGATCCGGATTGCCGCCATCAGGGATATATGAGGCGGCTTTTAAGCCGCTGTTTTTCCGATATGTATATGGAACGGATGGGGTTTTGTTTTCTGGTGCCTGCCAATCCGGCGATTTACTTTCCTTTTGATTTTACCTATATATGCGATCTTCCGGAGGTGGCGTTAAACGAAAAAGGACGGCAGCGCCTAAGCCGCCGCGCTTTTGTGGAGCGGTCGGATGAATGCAGGGAAGCTGCAAGATTTGTGGGTAGGCAGCTGGAAAAAAGGTATGAGGTCTATGCACTCAGGGACGAGGAATATTATCTGAACTTAAGCAGGGAAGTAAGAAGCGACCGAGGGGACCTGATCCTTCTTTTTACCAGAGATGAAAGAGAAAAGCTGGCCGGCGTATGGGCTTATTACGGAGAGACGGCAGAAAATCAGAGAGAGCTTATCTGTCTGCCTGATTATATAAAGGAAGCAGGTCCATTAAAACCGGCTGTTATGGGCAGGATCATTCATGTGGAACAGTTTGTTACCGTGATACGTCTAAAAGAAGACTGTCCGGTCAGCGAGATGGAATTGTTTATTGAAGTAAAGGATGACTTTATCCGTCAAAATGACGGAGTGTTCCGTTGGAGGCTGAACCGGGAAGGCTCCTCCCTTGTCCCGGTAAATGATGATGCCGGGATCAAACCACATTTGTCCATGGGAATCAGTGAAATGACCTCCTGGCTGTTTGGATATGGGATGCCAGACGTGCCTGAGGACAGAAGGTCCATGGTGGAACGAATCCGTCCTTTAAAGGGAGTCTTTTTTGACGAAATCACTTAA
- a CDS encoding phosphatidylglycerol lysyltransferase domain-containing protein produces the protein MNLQFKPIEAEDIKKIAPFYALRPNRTCDSVYLDSFIWRDYYHVKYAISDDKALQFLMEKDGEPFSAMPMCKEEDLPHYFQEMVDYFNQVLKKPLRIFLADEEAIKFLKLDPEKFEVKEQEDLKDYLYDGEAMRTLAGKKLHKKKNHLNSFLREYEGRYEYRTLCCSDRDNVLGFLDDWWENKVEAAEFVRQLDYEVMGIHDILKNCSLLNVRMAGVYIDGTLKAFTIGTYNPFENMAVIHIEKADPTVKGLYQFINQQFLIHAFPEKPVLINREDDVGMEGLRKAKMSYYPIDFARKYGVVQKGF, from the coding sequence ATGAATTTACAATTTAAGCCGATCGAGGCAGAGGACATAAAAAAGATAGCGCCTTTTTATGCCTTGCGGCCCAACAGAACCTGTGACAGCGTTTATTTAGACAGTTTTATCTGGAGAGACTATTATCATGTGAAATATGCCATAAGCGATGATAAGGCATTGCAGTTTTTGATGGAAAAGGACGGAGAGCCTTTTTCCGCAATGCCCATGTGCAAAGAGGAAGATCTTCCGCACTATTTTCAGGAAATGGTAGATTATTTTAATCAGGTTTTAAAAAAGCCTCTTCGTATTTTTCTTGCAGATGAAGAGGCAATTAAATTCTTAAAGCTGGATCCGGAAAAGTTTGAGGTTAAAGAACAAGAGGACTTAAAGGATTATCTTTATGATGGGGAAGCCATGAGGACTCTGGCTGGGAAAAAGCTTCATAAGAAGAAAAATCACTTGAACTCCTTTTTAAGAGAATATGAGGGCAGGTACGAATACCGGACCCTTTGCTGTTCTGACCGGGATAATGTGCTGGGATTCCTGGATGATTGGTGGGAGAATAAGGTGGAAGCCGCGGAATTCGTCCGGCAGCTGGATTATGAGGTTATGGGGATCCATGATATACTGAAGAACTGTTCCCTGCTTAACGTGAGGATGGCAGGCGTTTATATCGACGGAACTTTAAAAGCCTTTACCATCGGCACCTACAACCCCTTTGAAAACATGGCAGTCATCCACATTGAAAAGGCTGACCCAACTGTTAAGGGGCTTTATCAGTTTATTAACCAGCAATTTTTGATCCATGCATTTCCGGAAAAGCCGGTGCTTATCAACCGGGAGGATGATGTTGGAATGGAAGGCTTAAGAAAAGCGAAAATGTCTTATTACCCCATTGATTTTGCAAGAAAATACGGAGTCGTTCAGAAGGGCTTTTAA
- a CDS encoding AraC family transcriptional regulator has translation MKKELLKYLRNASEGKNGLWTEKASALCHCAKEPGGSPVDEDSAMGQRKVMDMCCQPHKVPIPDHCHNYVELVYMYSGSTVHVINGTSILRLDTNDLLLIKQGTSHAVESADGEDIAVHFFLQPEFFFHLELMAEEGNVLRHFFTGSPSGKNSIADYLHFHLQDMLPAKNLLENMIWSMMRDKKDRQDIDQDTMGILIMELFHNADKAELHDMAQYEEKIAMNAYQYLENNYPSATLEEFSALSMQPPYYISRLFKRHYQVTFTECLQLIRMMRAANFLTSTSKPVEEIIAEVGYENNSYFHRLFKERYGMTPKQYRDKSKHQF, from the coding sequence ATGAAAAAAGAACTTCTGAAATATTTAAGGAACGCATCAGAGGGGAAGAATGGTTTATGGACGGAAAAAGCTTCGGCTCTGTGCCACTGTGCGAAAGAACCGGGAGGAAGCCCGGTTGATGAGGACTCTGCAATGGGACAGAGAAAGGTGATGGACATGTGCTGTCAGCCTCACAAGGTTCCGATTCCGGATCATTGTCACAATTATGTGGAGCTGGTTTATATGTATAGCGGATCCACCGTACATGTGATTAACGGAACCAGTATCCTGCGGCTGGATACCAATGATCTTCTGCTCATAAAGCAGGGGACGAGCCATGCCGTAGAATCCGCAGATGGGGAGGATATTGCAGTTCATTTCTTTTTACAGCCGGAATTTTTCTTTCATCTTGAGCTGATGGCTGAGGAGGGGAATGTTCTGCGCCACTTTTTTACCGGGTCCCCATCAGGAAAGAATTCTATAGCAGATTACCTTCACTTTCATTTGCAGGATATGCTGCCTGCGAAGAATCTGCTGGAGAATATGATCTGGTCGATGATGAGAGATAAAAAGGACAGACAGGACATTGATCAGGATACCATGGGAATACTTATTATGGAGCTGTTTCATAATGCGGATAAGGCAGAATTGCATGACATGGCCCAATATGAGGAAAAAATTGCAATGAATGCATATCAATATTTAGAGAATAATTATCCTTCCGCAACCTTAGAGGAGTTTTCAGCTCTTTCCATGCAGCCGCCTTATTATATCAGCCGTTTGTTTAAGCGTCATTATCAGGTGACGTTTACGGAATGTCTGCAGCTTATCCGGATGATGAGGGCGGCAAATTTTCTTACCTCCACATCAAAGCCGGTGGAAGAGATCATTGCGGAAGTGGGCTATGAAAACAACAGTTATTTTCACCGGCTGTTTAAGGAACGGTATGGTATGACGCCCAAGCAGTACAGGGATAAGTCTAAGCATCAATTCTGA
- a CDS encoding HPr family phosphocarrier protein, with protein sequence MKRYPIRLGNIDEVTAFVKAVSQYDCDMDLCKGSVVIDAKSFLGLMTICPDAGLELIIYDNDHEEILDSLSDFLLEKTA encoded by the coding sequence ATGAAAAGGTACCCAATCCGTTTAGGTAATATAGACGAAGTGACTGCATTCGTCAAAGCAGTCAGCCAATACGACTGTGACATGGATTTATGCAAAGGAAGCGTTGTCATTGATGCCAAGTCCTTTCTCGGCCTTATGACCATTTGTCCGGATGCCGGTCTGGAGCTTATCATCTATGACAATGACCACGAGGAAATTCTGGACTCTCTGTCTGATTTTCTGCTCGAAAAAACAGCATAA